A DNA window from Streptomyces bacillaris contains the following coding sequences:
- a CDS encoding LamG-like jellyroll fold domain-containing protein — protein MRGESREVFATPSGDLEAREYLRPVWTRVDGQWKAVDTDLATVPGGLVAPKATTVGLAFSGGGDAPLVRMEKAGRELALTWPGALPAPELDGSMATYRNVLPDVDLRMGAQEDGFTQLLVVKSAEAARSSALKELRLKLGTEGVEVREASEGGLEAVDKGAGSAVFEAPKPMMWDSSPGEGAPAARSAKAADGGRDGEPGAGESGKLAPVDVTLPAGGDELVLTPDQDVLVGEDTHYPVFIDPQWYSPRASAWTMASKYWASSPQWKFNGENNAGVGYCGWDYCAPHDTKRLFYRIPTSKFAGKSILSAEFVVRNVHSASCTARGVQLWRTKGISSSTTWNSQNASGFWIDHLKTESFAYGYTGCASKDAEFDVRSAVQQAANGKWSTMTFGLQASSETDRLGWKRFSDKAYLRVKYNRPPAQVKMSQLSMEYGGTCKKPGSAARVRTLGKIYANKITDPDGDNVALEFQAKWDAGDGKGLIVRWKPARTSAKKSGSNFSISLPSVPQNKTAHWYVRAWDGAQYSPWSTAGDPTACYFVYDASVPRAPAITSGEYPASNPENPDDPWWDGVGKYGNFSVKAADNDVTKYWYGINGDPTSKNTLTTTGGAAKIARILPAEPGVNFITAQAFDAAGNGSEVRTYQFRVKAGQPDRATWQLDEPAGATAGQGSTPPRTLTLNGGAVPGAAGVKGTAVHFNGTDGYASTDLSPVDTSRGFAVSAWVKLDRKTSSAADVVVIPGNNAPGLELYYSATYGWSFSQYKSDDINGGLVRVAQGDTTKVNVGAWTHLAGSYNSAADLLELYVDGLLVGSVPYATPWEARRGLQIGGRNISGTPSYLFPGTIDEVQLFDKPLTRSEVDKLKVHQSVGDPGRPAIGVFPLDEPADATEIVGQGGVLPATYHGGVTPGQTGVKGKATKFNGTNGYARIGQASGPHVNTSRSFTVSAWAKLDRKPTSAGIITAQAGEQRPGFELYYSSTYDRWAFNQYASDSADAKIIRAMQADGVTARVGEWVHLVGVHDTVAETLTLYVNGAKAGATKLSGAFYANQSMYIGATNHSGAVSNFFPGTIDEVRLFDRPVSDEEVLQMFRQRPLVKARWKLDEAGTTTPATSPDDAGTAGAMTLGGGAKIGWGFMEAGLELDGVSGYASTPAVPVDTGTSFTVTGWAQAAAVPEEEAAVVSAEGTTQSAFALKFVPDAKDPAGLGRWQVDLPSADTASPSVEKVANGEFYDVMEWNHLALVYDGFAKQARLYVNGSLQEVACSDANGDGDADETGCEDLISWAEDTLTFKAGKSLQIGRAKQDGSWGGYFPGSVDDVWAFQGALNDTQIEYLASAWFDVPTEVPVD, from the coding sequence ATGAGGGGTGAGTCCCGGGAGGTGTTCGCCACACCGTCGGGGGACCTGGAGGCGCGGGAGTACCTGCGTCCGGTGTGGACACGTGTCGACGGGCAGTGGAAGGCGGTCGACACGGACCTGGCCACCGTTCCGGGTGGTCTGGTGGCGCCGAAGGCGACGACGGTCGGGCTGGCCTTCTCCGGGGGCGGTGACGCCCCGCTGGTCCGTATGGAGAAGGCCGGCCGGGAGCTCGCTCTGACCTGGCCGGGAGCGCTGCCCGCTCCTGAGCTGGACGGCAGCATGGCGACCTACCGGAATGTCCTTCCCGACGTCGACCTGCGGATGGGCGCGCAGGAGGACGGCTTCACCCAGCTCTTGGTGGTCAAGAGCGCCGAGGCGGCACGGAGTTCCGCGCTGAAGGAGCTGCGGCTGAAGCTCGGCACCGAGGGTGTCGAGGTCCGGGAGGCGTCCGAGGGCGGCCTCGAAGCGGTGGACAAGGGCGCCGGGAGTGCGGTGTTCGAGGCGCCGAAGCCGATGATGTGGGATTCCAGCCCCGGTGAGGGAGCCCCGGCCGCGCGATCCGCGAAGGCCGCTGACGGCGGGCGGGACGGGGAGCCGGGGGCCGGCGAGTCCGGGAAGCTCGCGCCCGTCGACGTGACCCTTCCCGCCGGTGGCGACGAACTGGTGCTGACACCGGATCAGGACGTGCTGGTGGGTGAGGACACTCACTACCCCGTCTTCATCGATCCGCAGTGGTACTCGCCGCGGGCGTCCGCCTGGACGATGGCGTCCAAGTACTGGGCGTCCTCGCCCCAGTGGAAGTTCAACGGCGAGAACAACGCCGGTGTGGGCTACTGCGGTTGGGACTACTGCGCGCCGCACGACACCAAGCGGCTCTTCTACCGCATCCCCACCTCGAAGTTCGCGGGCAAGTCGATCCTGTCGGCGGAGTTCGTGGTGCGGAACGTGCACTCCGCTTCGTGCACCGCGCGGGGCGTCCAGCTGTGGCGTACGAAGGGCATCTCGTCCTCGACGACCTGGAACTCGCAGAACGCCTCGGGGTTCTGGATCGACCATCTCAAGACCGAGTCGTTCGCGTACGGGTACACCGGATGCGCGTCCAAGGACGCCGAGTTCGATGTGCGGTCGGCGGTCCAGCAGGCGGCGAACGGCAAGTGGTCCACGATGACCTTCGGCCTCCAGGCGTCCAGCGAGACCGACCGGCTGGGGTGGAAGCGCTTCTCGGACAAGGCCTATCTGCGGGTGAAGTACAACCGTCCGCCGGCGCAGGTGAAGATGTCGCAGTTGTCGATGGAGTACGGCGGCACCTGCAAGAAGCCGGGCAGCGCGGCCAGGGTCCGCACCCTCGGCAAGATCTACGCCAACAAGATCACCGACCCGGACGGCGACAACGTCGCCCTGGAGTTCCAGGCGAAGTGGGACGCGGGCGACGGCAAGGGCCTGATCGTCCGCTGGAAGCCGGCCCGCACCTCGGCGAAGAAGTCGGGGTCCAACTTCTCGATCAGCCTGCCGTCGGTACCGCAGAACAAGACCGCGCACTGGTACGTGCGGGCCTGGGACGGCGCCCAGTACTCACCGTGGTCGACCGCGGGCGACCCGACCGCCTGCTACTTCGTCTACGACGCCAGCGTGCCCAGGGCACCGGCCATCACCTCGGGTGAGTACCCCGCCTCCAACCCGGAGAACCCGGACGACCCCTGGTGGGACGGCGTGGGCAAGTACGGGAACTTCAGCGTGAAGGCGGCCGACAACGACGTCACCAAGTACTGGTACGGCATCAACGGCGACCCCACCTCCAAGAACACCCTCACCACGACCGGCGGTGCCGCGAAGATCGCCCGCATCCTGCCCGCCGAACCCGGCGTCAACTTCATCACGGCCCAGGCGTTCGACGCCGCGGGCAACGGCAGCGAGGTCCGCACCTACCAGTTCCGGGTCAAGGCCGGTCAGCCGGACCGGGCGACCTGGCAGCTGGACGAACCGGCCGGCGCCACGGCGGGCCAGGGCTCCACACCGCCGCGTACGCTGACGCTCAACGGCGGGGCCGTACCGGGTGCCGCGGGCGTCAAGGGCACCGCGGTGCACTTCAACGGCACCGACGGCTACGCCTCGACCGACCTGTCGCCGGTCGACACGAGTCGGGGGTTCGCCGTCTCCGCCTGGGTGAAGCTCGACCGCAAGACGTCGTCGGCCGCGGACGTGGTGGTGATCCCCGGCAACAACGCTCCGGGGCTGGAGCTGTACTACTCGGCCACGTACGGCTGGTCGTTCAGCCAGTACAAGTCCGACGACATCAACGGCGGCCTGGTACGCGTCGCCCAGGGCGACACCACCAAGGTGAACGTCGGGGCATGGACGCATCTGGCCGGCTCGTACAACTCGGCCGCGGATCTGCTGGAACTCTACGTGGACGGCCTGCTCGTCGGGTCGGTACCGTACGCCACCCCGTGGGAGGCCCGGCGGGGGCTGCAGATCGGCGGCCGGAACATCTCCGGGACCCCGAGCTACCTCTTCCCCGGCACCATCGACGAGGTACAGCTCTTCGACAAGCCGCTGACCCGGAGCGAGGTCGACAAGCTCAAGGTCCACCAGAGCGTCGGAGATCCCGGACGCCCGGCGATCGGCGTCTTCCCGCTCGACGAGCCCGCCGACGCCACCGAGATCGTCGGCCAGGGCGGAGTGCTGCCCGCCACCTACCACGGCGGAGTCACCCCGGGGCAGACCGGGGTGAAGGGCAAGGCCACCAAATTCAACGGGACCAACGGCTACGCCCGCATCGGGCAGGCGAGCGGCCCGCACGTGAACACCAGCCGCAGCTTCACCGTCTCCGCCTGGGCGAAGCTGGACAGGAAGCCCACCAGCGCGGGGATCATCACCGCCCAGGCGGGAGAGCAGCGTCCCGGGTTCGAGCTCTACTACTCCTCCACCTATGACCGGTGGGCGTTCAACCAGTACGCGAGCGACAGCGCCGACGCCAAGATCATCCGCGCCATGCAGGCCGACGGTGTCACCGCACGGGTCGGGGAGTGGGTGCACCTGGTGGGTGTCCACGACACCGTCGCGGAGACTCTCACCCTGTACGTGAACGGAGCAAAGGCCGGCGCCACCAAGCTCTCCGGAGCCTTCTACGCGAACCAGTCCATGTACATCGGCGCCACCAACCACAGTGGTGCCGTCAGCAACTTCTTCCCCGGCACCATCGACGAGGTACGCCTCTTCGACCGGCCCGTGTCCGACGAGGAGGTGCTGCAGATGTTCCGCCAGCGTCCCCTGGTCAAGGCCCGCTGGAAGCTCGACGAAGCCGGCACCACCACCCCGGCGACCTCTCCCGACGACGCGGGAACAGCCGGTGCCATGACGCTCGGCGGAGGCGCGAAGATCGGCTGGGGCTTCATGGAGGCGGGACTGGAACTGGACGGTGTGAGCGGCTACGCCTCGACACCGGCGGTGCCCGTGGACACCGGCACCAGCTTCACGGTCACCGGCTGGGCGCAGGCGGCTGCCGTCCCCGAGGAGGAGGCCGCCGTCGTCAGCGCCGAGGGCACCACCCAGAGTGCGTTCGCGCTCAAGTTCGTCCCGGATGCCAAGGATCCCGCCGGCCTGGGGCGTTGGCAGGTGGACCTGCCCAGCGCGGACACGGCTTCTCCGTCGGTGGAGAAGGTGGCCAACGGGGAGTTCTACGACGTCATGGAGTGGAACCACCTGGCCCTGGTCTACGACGGCTTCGCCAAGCAGGCCCGCCTGTACGTCAACGGCTCTCTGCAAGAAGTCGCCTGCAGCGATGCGAACGGTGACGGTGACGCCGACGAGACCGGGTGCGAGGACCTCATCTCCTGGGCCGAGGACACGCTGACCTTCAAGGCGGGCAAGTCCCTCCAGATCGGCCGTGCCAAGCAGGACGGCAGCTGGGGCGGCTACTTCCCCGGTTCGGTGGACGACGTCTGGGCCTTCCAGGGCGCCTTGAACGACACCCAGATCGAGTACCTGGCGAGCGCGTGGTTCGACGTGCCCACCGAAGTACCCGTCGACTGA
- a CDS encoding transcriptional regulator, which produces MEPNVLLESLIDEAGMSRAGLAGHINRAGRARGLSLRYEHTAVSRWLKGQRPRGQVPDLICEVLAARLTRPVTLDDIGMGTSGGYGTETAAHPASLSGFVDRATALWRSDEQQRPDLAAMPAVTGTPAVMPVWEWENPPEDTDVSRPGLGRVSMADIETLRSARDHYEQLYRKAGGIATRPRIVRFLNAEAAPLLRGGHSDALGRRLHRATAALVAVAGICAYDSDAHGLAQRYFHQALRLAKSSGDRALGGYVIALLTTQSLFLGEHRRSIAFAEAALRAAGDHITPALAADLHAMQAKAYAQLGDAAGARACIARAEAQAGRIHTGREPDETGYVQPGLVDVQVAEALLSLGDLDAAREHAASAVRAPAHDRGRVHRLAMLSHIELLQGEPDRAAGTAAEMAERARGMESQRLRDRLRQVGRELAESGCADAVQTADLIGGALRVPL; this is translated from the coding sequence ATGGAGCCGAATGTCCTGCTCGAATCCCTGATCGACGAGGCCGGGATGTCCCGGGCGGGGCTCGCCGGTCACATCAACCGGGCGGGCAGGGCCAGGGGCCTGAGCCTGCGGTACGAACATACGGCGGTCTCCCGCTGGCTCAAGGGCCAGCGGCCGCGCGGCCAGGTGCCCGACCTGATCTGCGAGGTGCTGGCCGCCCGGCTGACCCGCCCGGTCACCCTCGACGACATCGGCATGGGAACCTCCGGCGGCTACGGCACGGAGACGGCCGCCCACCCCGCCTCCCTCTCCGGCTTCGTCGACCGGGCCACCGCGCTCTGGCGCTCCGACGAACAGCAGCGCCCCGACCTGGCCGCCATGCCCGCCGTCACCGGCACCCCGGCGGTGATGCCGGTCTGGGAGTGGGAGAACCCGCCGGAGGACACCGACGTCTCCCGCCCGGGCCTTGGCCGGGTCAGCATGGCCGACATAGAGACGCTCCGCTCCGCCCGCGACCACTACGAGCAGCTGTACCGCAAGGCGGGCGGCATCGCGACCAGACCCCGGATCGTCCGCTTCCTCAACGCCGAGGCAGCGCCCCTGCTCCGCGGCGGCCACAGCGACGCCCTCGGCCGCCGGCTGCACCGGGCGACGGCGGCCCTGGTGGCGGTGGCCGGCATCTGCGCGTACGACTCCGACGCCCACGGCCTCGCCCAGCGCTACTTCCACCAGGCGCTGCGGCTCGCCAAGTCCAGCGGCGACCGGGCGCTCGGCGGCTATGTGATCGCCCTGCTGACCACCCAGTCCCTCTTCCTCGGGGAACACCGCCGTTCCATCGCCTTCGCGGAGGCCGCGCTGCGGGCCGCCGGGGACCACATCACCCCGGCGCTCGCCGCCGACCTCCACGCCATGCAGGCCAAGGCGTACGCACAGCTCGGTGACGCGGCGGGCGCCCGCGCCTGCATCGCGCGGGCCGAGGCGCAGGCGGGCCGGATCCACACCGGGCGGGAGCCGGACGAGACCGGGTACGTCCAGCCGGGCCTGGTCGACGTCCAGGTGGCGGAGGCGCTGCTCAGCCTGGGGGATCTCGACGCGGCACGGGAGCACGCGGCCTCCGCCGTGCGCGCCCCGGCGCACGACCGGGGGCGCGTCCACCGGCTCGCGATGCTCAGCCATATCGAGCTGCTCCAGGGCGAACCGGACCGAGCAGCCGGTACGGCGGCCGAAATGGCCGAGCGGGCCCGGGGGATGGAGTCCCAGAGGCTGCGCGACCGGCTGCGCCAGGTGGGGCGGGAGCTGGCGGAGAGCGGCTGCGCCGACGCCGTACAGACGGCCGATCTCATCGGCGGGGCGCTCCGCGTGCCTCTGTGA
- a CDS encoding NUDIX domain-containing protein → MQWTNLNEQNVYENRWFRVNLADVELPDGSHLDHFVIRLRPVAAATVVNEADEVLLLWRHRFITDSWGWELAAGVVDDGEDIAAAAAREMEEETGWRPGPLRPLLTVEPANGLTDARHHLFWAEEAQYTGPPTDAFESSRREWIPLKLVPDMIARGEVPAANMAAALLMLHHLRLG, encoded by the coding sequence GTGCAGTGGACGAACCTGAACGAACAGAATGTGTACGAGAACCGTTGGTTCCGGGTGAACCTGGCGGATGTCGAGCTGCCCGACGGCAGCCACCTCGACCACTTCGTCATCCGGCTCCGCCCGGTCGCCGCGGCCACCGTCGTCAACGAGGCGGACGAGGTGCTGCTCCTCTGGCGCCACCGCTTCATCACCGACAGCTGGGGGTGGGAGCTGGCCGCCGGGGTCGTGGACGACGGCGAGGACATCGCAGCGGCGGCCGCCCGCGAGATGGAGGAGGAGACCGGCTGGCGCCCCGGCCCGCTGCGCCCGCTCCTCACCGTGGAGCCCGCCAACGGCCTCACCGACGCCCGCCACCATCTCTTCTGGGCGGAGGAGGCTCAGTACACGGGCCCGCCGACGGACGCCTTCGAGTCCTCACGCCGTGAGTGGATACCGCTGAAGCTGGTCCCGGACATGATCGCCCGGGGCGAGGTGCCCGCGGCCAACATGGCGGCGGCGCTGCTGATGCTGCACCACCTGCGGCTGGGCTGA